The following proteins come from a genomic window of Burkholderia stabilis:
- a CDS encoding LexA family protein, translating into MSFHHQHNDRNSNIQKIENIAMRAQDFLTIERMDIGEWIKASREAASLKQDELAERLGKTRGNVSAWENGRHEPSFGQILEIARITKHAIPIPGVAGTPIGNVVPANVGTRRIPLISSVQAGLMSEAITPFPPGGAFEYLLTDLELSDHAFALEVEGESMAPEFMPGDRIIVEPAIAPRPGDYVVAKNGKEEATFKKYRLRGVSTTGAEVFELVPLNSDYPTINSEHEPVRIIGVMVEHRRYRRR; encoded by the coding sequence ATGAGCTTCCATCATCAGCACAATGATAGAAATTCTAACATTCAAAAGATAGAAAATATAGCCATGCGTGCGCAAGATTTTCTTACCATTGAGCGTATGGACATCGGTGAATGGATAAAGGCGAGCCGCGAAGCTGCCAGCCTCAAGCAAGATGAACTCGCGGAGCGATTGGGGAAGACGCGCGGCAACGTGTCAGCGTGGGAGAACGGCCGTCACGAGCCAAGCTTCGGCCAGATTCTTGAGATCGCACGTATTACCAAGCATGCAATCCCCATCCCCGGCGTTGCGGGTACGCCCATTGGGAACGTTGTCCCGGCGAATGTCGGCACGCGTCGCATACCGCTGATCAGCAGCGTGCAAGCCGGCCTGATGAGCGAGGCAATCACTCCGTTTCCACCTGGTGGTGCGTTCGAGTACCTGCTAACCGATCTAGAGCTATCGGACCATGCGTTCGCCCTTGAGGTAGAGGGGGAATCGATGGCACCGGAGTTTATGCCCGGCGATAGAATCATCGTTGAGCCAGCCATTGCACCTAGGCCGGGCGACTATGTCGTCGCAAAGAACGGCAAAGAAGAAGCCACATTCAAGAAGTACAGGCTTCGTGGCGTGAGTACGACTGGCGCGGAAGTGTTTGAGCTGGTCCCCCTGAATTCCGACTATCCAACGATAAATAGCGAACACGAACCCGTTCGGATTATTGGCGTGATGGTTGAACACCGTCGATATCGCCGGCGATAA